In Oryza sativa Japonica Group chromosome 2, ASM3414082v1, the following are encoded in one genomic region:
- the LOC4328146 gene encoding protein LPA2, with protein MAAACSSAAFLAYPGSLGAGPRPLRLFRAFAAASSSGSGSKKKARKSKGAGNKGEASGGGGGKGKEKALEPPPAVIRRAPAGSASVFQQPEPGFTPGGGGGGKGPTEEERRQRQANENAFLLAWLGLGLIILAEGLALAASGFLPEEWDSFFVKFLYPSFTPTVILFLGGTVGYGVFKYFEGEKSNS; from the exons atgGCAGCAGcatgctcctccgccgccttcctcgcctACCCGGGCAGCCTAGGAGCAGGGCCCCGCCCCCTCCGCCTCTTCCGCGCATtcgcggcggcctcctcctccgggtCGGGGAGCAAGAAGAAGGCGAGGAAGTCCAAGGGCGCTGGGAACAAGGGGGAAgccagcggcggtggaggcggcaaggggaaggagaaggcgCTGGAGCCGCCGCCCGCGGTGATACGCCGCGCGCCGGCTGGGAGCGCGTCGGTGTTCCAGCAGCCGGAGCCGGGGTtcacccccggcggcggcggcggcgggaaggggccgacggaggaggagcggcggcagcggcaggccAACGAGAACGCCTTCCTCCTCGCATGGCTGGGGCTCGGCTTGATCATCCTCGCCGAGGgcctcgcgctcgccgcctccg GTTTCCTGCCAGAAGAATGGGACAGCTTTTTCGTGAAGTTCCTTTATCCATCGTTTACTCCTACGGTAATATTGTTTTTGGGCGGTACGGTCGGATATGGCGTCTTCAAGTACTTCGAAGGCGAGAAAAGCAATAGCTAG